Proteins from a single region of Apium graveolens cultivar Ventura chromosome 7, ASM990537v1, whole genome shotgun sequence:
- the LOC141671732 gene encoding casein kinase 1-like protein HD16, with the protein MDEFDSGGQSGGDKGLDGEDDGTTPIPERVQVGSSPLYKVEKKLGKGGFGQVYVGRRINAQLPHDRIGAGAVEVALKFEHKNSKGCNHGPPYEWQVYSILGGIHGVPRVHYKGKQGDYYIMVMDMLGPSLWDIWNNKSHTMSTEMVACIAIEAISILEKVHSKGYVHGDVKPENFLLGPPGTPEEKKLFLVDLGLATKWRDISSQHVEYDQRPDVFRGTVRYASVHAHLGRTGSRRDDLESLAYTLIFLLRGRLPWQGFQGENKGFLVCKKKMATSPEALCAFSPLPFREFVEHVVNLKFDEKPNYAKYISLFDGIVGPNPDVRPINTEGAQKLVVGQKRGRMVMDEEDEDQPKKKIRMGMPATQWISVYNARRPMKQRYHYNVAEGRLAQHIEKGNEDGLFISSVASCLNLWAIIMDAGTGFSSQVYEVSPQFLHKEWIMEQWDQNYYISAIAGANNGSSLVVMSKGTQYVQQSYKVSDSFPFKWINKKWREGFFVTAMATAGSRWGIVMSRGAGFSEQVVELDFLYPSEGVHRRWDGGYRITSTAATADQTALVLSIPRRKPADETQETLRTSAFPSTHVKEKWAKNLYIASISYGRTVS; encoded by the exons ATGGATGAGTTTGATAGTGGTGGACAGAGTGGTGGAGATAAGGGCTTGGATGGTGAAGATGATGGAACCACTCCTATTCCTGAAAGg GTCCAGGTTGGCTCTTCCCCTTTATACAAAGTTGAGAAGAAACTGGGCAAAGGAGGATTTGGACAAGTGTATGTAGGACGTCGGATTAATGCTCAACTTCCACATGATAGAATTGGCGCCGGAGCAGTGGAG GTTGCTCTAAAATTTGAGCATAAGAACAGCAAAGGATGTAATCATGGACCACCCTACGAGTGGCAAGTATATAG tattctTGGAGGCATTCATGGTGTTCCACGCGTGCACTACAAAGGCAAGCAAGGTGATTACTACATAATG GTTATGGACATGCTTGGACCTAGTTTATGGGACATCTGGAACAACAAGTCTCACAC GATGTCAACTGAAATGGTTGCATGTATTGCCATCGAAGCAATCTCTATTCTCGAGAAGGTGCATTCTAAAGG ATATGTGCATGGGGATGTGAAACCAGAGAACTTTCTGCTAGGTCCACCTGGAACACCAGAAGAGAAGAAGCTCTTTCTTGTCGACCTTGGATTAG CTACTAAGTGGAGAGATATCTCAAGCCAACATGTTGAATACGATCAGCGCCCAGATGTTTTTAG GGGGACTGTGCGATATGCCAGTGTGCATGCTCATCTTGGAAGAACCGGAAGCCGGAGAGATGATTTAGAATCTCTTGCTTACACACTTATTTTTCTTCTCCGTGGACGCTTGCCTTGGCAGGGTTTCCAG GGTGAAAATAAAGGGTTCCTTGTCTGCAAGAAAAAGATGGCTACCTCCCCAGAAGCTCTTTGTGCCTTTTCACCTTTGCCATTTCGAGAATTTGTTGAACATGTAGTAAATTTGAAGTTCGATGAGAAGCCTAACTATGCAAAATATATTTCCCTTTTTGATGGAATAGTTGGTCCAAATCCAGATGTGAGGCCAATTAATACTGAAGGTGCTCAGAAG CTCGTAGTTGGACAGAAGAGAGGACGTATGGTGATGGATGAAGAAGACGAAGACCAACCAAAGAAGAAAATCAGGATGGGAATGCCTGCAACCCAGTGGATTAGTGTCTATAATGCTCGACGTCCTATGAAGCAAAG ATATCACTACAATGTAGCTGAAGGGAGACTTGCTCAGCACATTGAAAAAGGGAATGAAGATGGATTATTTATCAGTAGTGTGGCCTCTTGCTTGAACCTTTGGGCTATAATCATGGATGCGGGGACTGGATTTTCTTCACAAGTTTATGAAGTCTCACCTCAATTTCTTCACAAG GAATGGATCATGGAACAATGGGACCAAAATTATTACATTAGTGCTATAGCAGGGGCTAACAACGGGAGTTCACTTGTAGTAATGTCAAAGG GTACTCAATATGTACAACAGTCGTATAAAGTAAGTGATTCATTTCCTTTTAAGTGGATAAACAAGAAGTGGAGAGAGGGATTCTTTGTTACCGCCATGGCAACTGCAGGAAGTCGTTGGGGGATCGTGATGTCTCGTGGGGCTGGATTTTCTGAACAG GTTGTGGAACTAGACTTTTTATATCCTAGTGAAGGTGTTCATAGGAGGTGGGATGGAGGATATCGCATCACATCAACTGCTGCAACTGCGGACCAAACTGCTTTAGTTCTTAGTATACCAAGAAGAAAGCCAGCGGATGAAACACAAGAAACATTACGGACTTCTGCTTTTCCTAGCACACATGTCAAA GAAAAATGGGCAAAGAATTTATATATTGCATCGATTAGTTATGGCCGAACTGTTTCATGA